One stretch of Gadus macrocephalus chromosome 12, ASM3116895v1 DNA includes these proteins:
- the mbd3b gene encoding methyl-CpG-binding domain protein 3b isoform X7 yields the protein MEKKRGEEQDDEQRRERGEAGRLYSLCPSGKKFRSKPQLARYLGNQMDLSSFDFRTGKMLMSKLNKNRQRLRYDNNSQNKGKPDLNTSLPVRQTASIFKQPVTKVTNHPSNKVKTDPQKAVDQPRQLFWEKKLSGLNAYDVAEELVKTMELPKGLQGVGPGCTDKTLLSAIASALHTSAAPITGQLSAAVEKNPGVWLNTSQPLCKAFIVTDEDIRKQEELVYSVRKRLEEALMADMLAHVEEAGSDGESPKEEGSAGEETEAV from the exons atggagaagaaaag AGGAGAAGAGCAAGATGATGAACAGaggcgagagaggggggaggcgggtCGGTTGTATAGTTTGTG TCCCTCCGGGAAGAAGTTCCGGAGTAAACCTCAACTGGCCCGTTACCTTGGTAACCAGATGGACCTCAGCTCGTTTGACTTCCGCACAGGGAAGATGCTAATGAGCAAGCTCAACAAGAACCGCCAGAGACTACGCTATGACAACAACAGCCAGAATAAG GGCAAGCCTGACTTGAACACGTCGCTCCCAGTCCGACAGacggcgtccatctttaagcaGCCGGTTACCAAGGTTACCAATCACCCTAGCAACAAAGTCAAAACAGACCCGCAGAAGGCTGTTGACCAGCCCAGACAG CTGTTCTGGGAGAAGAAGCTGAGCGGGCTGAATGCATACGACGTAGCAGAGGAGCTGGTCAAGACCATGGAGCTGCCTAAGGGCCTACAAG GGGTGGGTCCCGGCTGCACCGACAAGACCCTCCTGTCGGCCATCGCCAGCGCGCTGCACACCAGCGCGGCGCCCATCACGGGCCAGCTGTCTGCGGCCGTGGAGAAGAACCCCGGGGTGTGGCTCAACACCTCCCAGCCCCTCTGCAAGGCCTTCATCGTCACGGACGAGGACATCAG gaaACAGGAGGAGCTGGTGTACAGCGTGAGGAAGCGGCTGGAGGAGGCGCTCATGGCCGACATGCTGGCCCACGTCGAGGAGGCGGGCAGCGACGGGGAGTCCCCCAAGGAGGAGGGCAGCGCcggggaggagacggaggccGTATAG
- the LOC132469632 gene encoding cytochrome b-c1 complex subunit 10, translating to MVQKILNAIVGAKYISILRTWVPNAIGWGTVGGIGVIHFTDWRLILDYVPYINGKFVKND from the exons ATGGTGCAGAAAATACTAAATGCCATCGTTGGTGCCAAATATATCTCCATTCTGCGGACGTG GGTACCCAACGCGATAGGCTGGGGAACCGTCGGTGGAATCGGGGTGATCCACTTCACCGACTGGCGGCTCATCCTCGACTACGTCCCCTACATCAATGGGAAGTTTGTCAAGAACGATTAA
- the mbd3b gene encoding methyl-CpG-binding domain protein 3b isoform X6 has product MDKNEGEEQDDEQRRERGEAGRLYSLCPSGKKFRSKPQLARYLGNQMDLSSFDFRTGKMLMSKLNKNRQRLRYDNNSQNKGKPDLNTSLPVRQTASIFKQPVTKVTNHPSNKVKTDPQKAVDQPRQLFWEKKLSGLNAYDVAEELVKTMELPKGLQGVGPGCTDKTLLSAIASALHTSAAPITGQLSAAVEKNPGVWLNTSQPLCKAFIVTDEDIRKQEELVYSVRKRLEEALMADMLAHVEEAGSDGESPKEEGSAGEETEAV; this is encoded by the exons ATGGATAAAAACGA AGGAGAAGAGCAAGATGATGAACAGaggcgagagaggggggaggcgggtCGGTTGTATAGTTTGTG TCCCTCCGGGAAGAAGTTCCGGAGTAAACCTCAACTGGCCCGTTACCTTGGTAACCAGATGGACCTCAGCTCGTTTGACTTCCGCACAGGGAAGATGCTAATGAGCAAGCTCAACAAGAACCGCCAGAGACTACGCTATGACAACAACAGCCAGAATAAG GGCAAGCCTGACTTGAACACGTCGCTCCCAGTCCGACAGacggcgtccatctttaagcaGCCGGTTACCAAGGTTACCAATCACCCTAGCAACAAAGTCAAAACAGACCCGCAGAAGGCTGTTGACCAGCCCAGACAG CTGTTCTGGGAGAAGAAGCTGAGCGGGCTGAATGCATACGACGTAGCAGAGGAGCTGGTCAAGACCATGGAGCTGCCTAAGGGCCTACAAG GGGTGGGTCCCGGCTGCACCGACAAGACCCTCCTGTCGGCCATCGCCAGCGCGCTGCACACCAGCGCGGCGCCCATCACGGGCCAGCTGTCTGCGGCCGTGGAGAAGAACCCCGGGGTGTGGCTCAACACCTCCCAGCCCCTCTGCAAGGCCTTCATCGTCACGGACGAGGACATCAG gaaACAGGAGGAGCTGGTGTACAGCGTGAGGAAGCGGCTGGAGGAGGCGCTCATGGCCGACATGCTGGCCCACGTCGAGGAGGCGGGCAGCGACGGGGAGTCCCCCAAGGAGGAGGGCAGCGCcggggaggagacggaggccGTATAG
- the mbd3b gene encoding methyl-CpG-binding domain protein 3b isoform X10 — protein MDLSSFDFRTGKMLMSKLNKNRQRLRYDNNSQNKGKPDLNTSLPVRQTASIFKQPVTKVTNHPSNKVKTDPQKAVDQPRQLFWEKKLSGLNAYDVAEELVKTMELPKGLQGVGPGCTDKTLLSAIASALHTSAAPITGQLSAAVEKNPGVWLNTSQPLCKAFIVTDEDIRKQEELVYSVRKRLEEALMADMLAHVEEAGSDGESPKEEGSAGEETEAV, from the exons ATGGACCTCAGCTCGTTTGACTTCCGCACAGGGAAGATGCTAATGAGCAAGCTCAACAAGAACCGCCAGAGACTACGCTATGACAACAACAGCCAGAATAAG GGCAAGCCTGACTTGAACACGTCGCTCCCAGTCCGACAGacggcgtccatctttaagcaGCCGGTTACCAAGGTTACCAATCACCCTAGCAACAAAGTCAAAACAGACCCGCAGAAGGCTGTTGACCAGCCCAGACAG CTGTTCTGGGAGAAGAAGCTGAGCGGGCTGAATGCATACGACGTAGCAGAGGAGCTGGTCAAGACCATGGAGCTGCCTAAGGGCCTACAAG GGGTGGGTCCCGGCTGCACCGACAAGACCCTCCTGTCGGCCATCGCCAGCGCGCTGCACACCAGCGCGGCGCCCATCACGGGCCAGCTGTCTGCGGCCGTGGAGAAGAACCCCGGGGTGTGGCTCAACACCTCCCAGCCCCTCTGCAAGGCCTTCATCGTCACGGACGAGGACATCAG gaaACAGGAGGAGCTGGTGTACAGCGTGAGGAAGCGGCTGGAGGAGGCGCTCATGGCCGACATGCTGGCCCACGTCGAGGAGGCGGGCAGCGACGGGGAGTCCCCCAAGGAGGAGGGCAGCGCcggggaggagacggaggccGTATAG
- the mbd3b gene encoding methyl-CpG-binding domain protein 3b isoform X9, giving the protein MEKKSPSGKKFRSKPQLARYLGNQMDLSSFDFRTGKMLMSKLNKNRQRLRYDNNSQNKGKPDLNTSLPVRQTASIFKQPVTKVTNHPSNKVKTDPQKAVDQPRQLFWEKKLSGLNAYDVAEELVKTMELPKGLQGVGPGCTDKTLLSAIASALHTSAAPITGQLSAAVEKNPGVWLNTSQPLCKAFIVTDEDIRKQEELVYSVRKRLEEALMADMLAHVEEAGSDGESPKEEGSAGEETEAV; this is encoded by the exons atggagaagaaaag TCCCTCCGGGAAGAAGTTCCGGAGTAAACCTCAACTGGCCCGTTACCTTGGTAACCAGATGGACCTCAGCTCGTTTGACTTCCGCACAGGGAAGATGCTAATGAGCAAGCTCAACAAGAACCGCCAGAGACTACGCTATGACAACAACAGCCAGAATAAG GGCAAGCCTGACTTGAACACGTCGCTCCCAGTCCGACAGacggcgtccatctttaagcaGCCGGTTACCAAGGTTACCAATCACCCTAGCAACAAAGTCAAAACAGACCCGCAGAAGGCTGTTGACCAGCCCAGACAG CTGTTCTGGGAGAAGAAGCTGAGCGGGCTGAATGCATACGACGTAGCAGAGGAGCTGGTCAAGACCATGGAGCTGCCTAAGGGCCTACAAG GGGTGGGTCCCGGCTGCACCGACAAGACCCTCCTGTCGGCCATCGCCAGCGCGCTGCACACCAGCGCGGCGCCCATCACGGGCCAGCTGTCTGCGGCCGTGGAGAAGAACCCCGGGGTGTGGCTCAACACCTCCCAGCCCCTCTGCAAGGCCTTCATCGTCACGGACGAGGACATCAG gaaACAGGAGGAGCTGGTGTACAGCGTGAGGAAGCGGCTGGAGGAGGCGCTCATGGCCGACATGCTGGCCCACGTCGAGGAGGCGGGCAGCGACGGGGAGTCCCCCAAGGAGGAGGGCAGCGCcggggaggagacggaggccGTATAG
- the mbd3b gene encoding methyl-CpG-binding domain protein 3b isoform X8: protein MDKNDPSGKKFRSKPQLARYLGNQMDLSSFDFRTGKMLMSKLNKNRQRLRYDNNSQNKGKPDLNTSLPVRQTASIFKQPVTKVTNHPSNKVKTDPQKAVDQPRQLFWEKKLSGLNAYDVAEELVKTMELPKGLQGVGPGCTDKTLLSAIASALHTSAAPITGQLSAAVEKNPGVWLNTSQPLCKAFIVTDEDIRKQEELVYSVRKRLEEALMADMLAHVEEAGSDGESPKEEGSAGEETEAV from the exons ATGGATAAAAACGA TCCCTCCGGGAAGAAGTTCCGGAGTAAACCTCAACTGGCCCGTTACCTTGGTAACCAGATGGACCTCAGCTCGTTTGACTTCCGCACAGGGAAGATGCTAATGAGCAAGCTCAACAAGAACCGCCAGAGACTACGCTATGACAACAACAGCCAGAATAAG GGCAAGCCTGACTTGAACACGTCGCTCCCAGTCCGACAGacggcgtccatctttaagcaGCCGGTTACCAAGGTTACCAATCACCCTAGCAACAAAGTCAAAACAGACCCGCAGAAGGCTGTTGACCAGCCCAGACAG CTGTTCTGGGAGAAGAAGCTGAGCGGGCTGAATGCATACGACGTAGCAGAGGAGCTGGTCAAGACCATGGAGCTGCCTAAGGGCCTACAAG GGGTGGGTCCCGGCTGCACCGACAAGACCCTCCTGTCGGCCATCGCCAGCGCGCTGCACACCAGCGCGGCGCCCATCACGGGCCAGCTGTCTGCGGCCGTGGAGAAGAACCCCGGGGTGTGGCTCAACACCTCCCAGCCCCTCTGCAAGGCCTTCATCGTCACGGACGAGGACATCAG gaaACAGGAGGAGCTGGTGTACAGCGTGAGGAAGCGGCTGGAGGAGGCGCTCATGGCCGACATGCTGGCCCACGTCGAGGAGGCGGGCAGCGACGGGGAGTCCCCCAAGGAGGAGGGCAGCGCcggggaggagacggaggccGTATAG
- the mbd3b gene encoding methyl-CpG-binding domain protein 3b isoform X4, with the protein MDKNDRGEEQDDEQRRERGEAGRLYSLCPSGKKFRSKPQLARYLGNQMDLSSFDFRTGKMLMSKLNKNRQRLRYDNNSQNKGKPDLNTSLPVRQTASIFKQPVTKVTNHPSNKVKTDPQKAVDQPRQLFWEKKLSGLNAYDVAEELVKTMELPKGLQGVGPGCTDKTLLSAIASALHTSAAPITGQLSAAVEKNPGVWLNTSQPLCKAFIVTDEDIRKQEELVYSVRKRLEEALMADMLAHVEEAGSDGESPKEEGSAGEETEAV; encoded by the exons ATGGATAAAAACGA caGAGGAGAAGAGCAAGATGATGAACAGaggcgagagaggggggaggcgggtCGGTTGTATAGTTTGTG TCCCTCCGGGAAGAAGTTCCGGAGTAAACCTCAACTGGCCCGTTACCTTGGTAACCAGATGGACCTCAGCTCGTTTGACTTCCGCACAGGGAAGATGCTAATGAGCAAGCTCAACAAGAACCGCCAGAGACTACGCTATGACAACAACAGCCAGAATAAG GGCAAGCCTGACTTGAACACGTCGCTCCCAGTCCGACAGacggcgtccatctttaagcaGCCGGTTACCAAGGTTACCAATCACCCTAGCAACAAAGTCAAAACAGACCCGCAGAAGGCTGTTGACCAGCCCAGACAG CTGTTCTGGGAGAAGAAGCTGAGCGGGCTGAATGCATACGACGTAGCAGAGGAGCTGGTCAAGACCATGGAGCTGCCTAAGGGCCTACAAG GGGTGGGTCCCGGCTGCACCGACAAGACCCTCCTGTCGGCCATCGCCAGCGCGCTGCACACCAGCGCGGCGCCCATCACGGGCCAGCTGTCTGCGGCCGTGGAGAAGAACCCCGGGGTGTGGCTCAACACCTCCCAGCCCCTCTGCAAGGCCTTCATCGTCACGGACGAGGACATCAG gaaACAGGAGGAGCTGGTGTACAGCGTGAGGAAGCGGCTGGAGGAGGCGCTCATGGCCGACATGCTGGCCCACGTCGAGGAGGCGGGCAGCGACGGGGAGTCCCCCAAGGAGGAGGGCAGCGCcggggaggagacggaggccGTATAG
- the mbd3b gene encoding methyl-CpG-binding domain protein 3b isoform X3 — protein MEKKRWDCSALPKGWKMEEVTRKSGLSAGKSDVYYFSPSGKKFRSKPQLARYLGNQMDLSSFDFRTGKMLMSKLNKNRQRLRYDNNSQNKGKPDLNTSLPVRQTASIFKQPVTKVTNHPSNKVKTDPQKAVDQPRQLFWEKKLSGLNAYDVAEELVKTMELPKGLQGVGPGCTDKTLLSAIASALHTSAAPITGQLSAAVEKNPGVWLNTSQPLCKAFIVTDEDIRKQEELVYSVRKRLEEALMADMLAHVEEAGSDGESPKEEGSAGEETEAV, from the exons atggagaagaaaaggtGGGATTGCTCTGCTCTCCCCAAGGGCTGGAAAATGGAAGAAGTGACCAGAAAGTCGGGTTTGTCAGCTGGAAAAAGCGATGTCTATTATTTTAG TCCCTCCGGGAAGAAGTTCCGGAGTAAACCTCAACTGGCCCGTTACCTTGGTAACCAGATGGACCTCAGCTCGTTTGACTTCCGCACAGGGAAGATGCTAATGAGCAAGCTCAACAAGAACCGCCAGAGACTACGCTATGACAACAACAGCCAGAATAAG GGCAAGCCTGACTTGAACACGTCGCTCCCAGTCCGACAGacggcgtccatctttaagcaGCCGGTTACCAAGGTTACCAATCACCCTAGCAACAAAGTCAAAACAGACCCGCAGAAGGCTGTTGACCAGCCCAGACAG CTGTTCTGGGAGAAGAAGCTGAGCGGGCTGAATGCATACGACGTAGCAGAGGAGCTGGTCAAGACCATGGAGCTGCCTAAGGGCCTACAAG GGGTGGGTCCCGGCTGCACCGACAAGACCCTCCTGTCGGCCATCGCCAGCGCGCTGCACACCAGCGCGGCGCCCATCACGGGCCAGCTGTCTGCGGCCGTGGAGAAGAACCCCGGGGTGTGGCTCAACACCTCCCAGCCCCTCTGCAAGGCCTTCATCGTCACGGACGAGGACATCAG gaaACAGGAGGAGCTGGTGTACAGCGTGAGGAAGCGGCTGGAGGAGGCGCTCATGGCCGACATGCTGGCCCACGTCGAGGAGGCGGGCAGCGACGGGGAGTCCCCCAAGGAGGAGGGCAGCGCcggggaggagacggaggccGTATAG
- the mbd3b gene encoding methyl-CpG-binding domain protein 3b isoform X1, which yields MEKKRWDCSALPKGWKMEEVTRKSGLSAGKSDVYYFSRGEEQDDEQRRERGEAGRLYSLCPSGKKFRSKPQLARYLGNQMDLSSFDFRTGKMLMSKLNKNRQRLRYDNNSQNKGKPDLNTSLPVRQTASIFKQPVTKVTNHPSNKVKTDPQKAVDQPRQLFWEKKLSGLNAYDVAEELVKTMELPKGLQGVGPGCTDKTLLSAIASALHTSAAPITGQLSAAVEKNPGVWLNTSQPLCKAFIVTDEDIRKQEELVYSVRKRLEEALMADMLAHVEEAGSDGESPKEEGSAGEETEAV from the exons atggagaagaaaaggtGGGATTGCTCTGCTCTCCCCAAGGGCTGGAAAATGGAAGAAGTGACCAGAAAGTCGGGTTTGTCAGCTGGAAAAAGCGATGTCTATTATTTTAG caGAGGAGAAGAGCAAGATGATGAACAGaggcgagagaggggggaggcgggtCGGTTGTATAGTTTGTG TCCCTCCGGGAAGAAGTTCCGGAGTAAACCTCAACTGGCCCGTTACCTTGGTAACCAGATGGACCTCAGCTCGTTTGACTTCCGCACAGGGAAGATGCTAATGAGCAAGCTCAACAAGAACCGCCAGAGACTACGCTATGACAACAACAGCCAGAATAAG GGCAAGCCTGACTTGAACACGTCGCTCCCAGTCCGACAGacggcgtccatctttaagcaGCCGGTTACCAAGGTTACCAATCACCCTAGCAACAAAGTCAAAACAGACCCGCAGAAGGCTGTTGACCAGCCCAGACAG CTGTTCTGGGAGAAGAAGCTGAGCGGGCTGAATGCATACGACGTAGCAGAGGAGCTGGTCAAGACCATGGAGCTGCCTAAGGGCCTACAAG GGGTGGGTCCCGGCTGCACCGACAAGACCCTCCTGTCGGCCATCGCCAGCGCGCTGCACACCAGCGCGGCGCCCATCACGGGCCAGCTGTCTGCGGCCGTGGAGAAGAACCCCGGGGTGTGGCTCAACACCTCCCAGCCCCTCTGCAAGGCCTTCATCGTCACGGACGAGGACATCAG gaaACAGGAGGAGCTGGTGTACAGCGTGAGGAAGCGGCTGGAGGAGGCGCTCATGGCCGACATGCTGGCCCACGTCGAGGAGGCGGGCAGCGACGGGGAGTCCCCCAAGGAGGAGGGCAGCGCcggggaggagacggaggccGTATAG
- the mbd3b gene encoding methyl-CpG-binding domain protein 3b isoform X5 gives MEKKSRGEEQDDEQRRERGEAGRLYSLCPSGKKFRSKPQLARYLGNQMDLSSFDFRTGKMLMSKLNKNRQRLRYDNNSQNKGKPDLNTSLPVRQTASIFKQPVTKVTNHPSNKVKTDPQKAVDQPRQLFWEKKLSGLNAYDVAEELVKTMELPKGLQGVGPGCTDKTLLSAIASALHTSAAPITGQLSAAVEKNPGVWLNTSQPLCKAFIVTDEDIRKQEELVYSVRKRLEEALMADMLAHVEEAGSDGESPKEEGSAGEETEAV, from the exons atggagaagaaaag caGAGGAGAAGAGCAAGATGATGAACAGaggcgagagaggggggaggcgggtCGGTTGTATAGTTTGTG TCCCTCCGGGAAGAAGTTCCGGAGTAAACCTCAACTGGCCCGTTACCTTGGTAACCAGATGGACCTCAGCTCGTTTGACTTCCGCACAGGGAAGATGCTAATGAGCAAGCTCAACAAGAACCGCCAGAGACTACGCTATGACAACAACAGCCAGAATAAG GGCAAGCCTGACTTGAACACGTCGCTCCCAGTCCGACAGacggcgtccatctttaagcaGCCGGTTACCAAGGTTACCAATCACCCTAGCAACAAAGTCAAAACAGACCCGCAGAAGGCTGTTGACCAGCCCAGACAG CTGTTCTGGGAGAAGAAGCTGAGCGGGCTGAATGCATACGACGTAGCAGAGGAGCTGGTCAAGACCATGGAGCTGCCTAAGGGCCTACAAG GGGTGGGTCCCGGCTGCACCGACAAGACCCTCCTGTCGGCCATCGCCAGCGCGCTGCACACCAGCGCGGCGCCCATCACGGGCCAGCTGTCTGCGGCCGTGGAGAAGAACCCCGGGGTGTGGCTCAACACCTCCCAGCCCCTCTGCAAGGCCTTCATCGTCACGGACGAGGACATCAG gaaACAGGAGGAGCTGGTGTACAGCGTGAGGAAGCGGCTGGAGGAGGCGCTCATGGCCGACATGCTGGCCCACGTCGAGGAGGCGGGCAGCGACGGGGAGTCCCCCAAGGAGGAGGGCAGCGCcggggaggagacggaggccGTATAG
- the mbd3b gene encoding methyl-CpG-binding domain protein 3b isoform X2, whose protein sequence is MEKKRWDCSALPKGWKMEEVTRKSGLSAGKSDVYYFRGEEQDDEQRRERGEAGRLYSLCPSGKKFRSKPQLARYLGNQMDLSSFDFRTGKMLMSKLNKNRQRLRYDNNSQNKGKPDLNTSLPVRQTASIFKQPVTKVTNHPSNKVKTDPQKAVDQPRQLFWEKKLSGLNAYDVAEELVKTMELPKGLQGVGPGCTDKTLLSAIASALHTSAAPITGQLSAAVEKNPGVWLNTSQPLCKAFIVTDEDIRKQEELVYSVRKRLEEALMADMLAHVEEAGSDGESPKEEGSAGEETEAV, encoded by the exons atggagaagaaaaggtGGGATTGCTCTGCTCTCCCCAAGGGCTGGAAAATGGAAGAAGTGACCAGAAAGTCGGGTTTGTCAGCTGGAAAAAGCGATGTCTATTATTTTAG AGGAGAAGAGCAAGATGATGAACAGaggcgagagaggggggaggcgggtCGGTTGTATAGTTTGTG TCCCTCCGGGAAGAAGTTCCGGAGTAAACCTCAACTGGCCCGTTACCTTGGTAACCAGATGGACCTCAGCTCGTTTGACTTCCGCACAGGGAAGATGCTAATGAGCAAGCTCAACAAGAACCGCCAGAGACTACGCTATGACAACAACAGCCAGAATAAG GGCAAGCCTGACTTGAACACGTCGCTCCCAGTCCGACAGacggcgtccatctttaagcaGCCGGTTACCAAGGTTACCAATCACCCTAGCAACAAAGTCAAAACAGACCCGCAGAAGGCTGTTGACCAGCCCAGACAG CTGTTCTGGGAGAAGAAGCTGAGCGGGCTGAATGCATACGACGTAGCAGAGGAGCTGGTCAAGACCATGGAGCTGCCTAAGGGCCTACAAG GGGTGGGTCCCGGCTGCACCGACAAGACCCTCCTGTCGGCCATCGCCAGCGCGCTGCACACCAGCGCGGCGCCCATCACGGGCCAGCTGTCTGCGGCCGTGGAGAAGAACCCCGGGGTGTGGCTCAACACCTCCCAGCCCCTCTGCAAGGCCTTCATCGTCACGGACGAGGACATCAG gaaACAGGAGGAGCTGGTGTACAGCGTGAGGAAGCGGCTGGAGGAGGCGCTCATGGCCGACATGCTGGCCCACGTCGAGGAGGCGGGCAGCGACGGGGAGTCCCCCAAGGAGGAGGGCAGCGCcggggaggagacggaggccGTATAG